The following are from one region of the Camelus dromedarius isolate mCamDro1 chromosome 16, mCamDro1.pat, whole genome shotgun sequence genome:
- the CRYBA1 gene encoding beta-crystallin A3, translating to METQTVQQELESLPTTKMAQTNPMPGSVGPWKITIYDQENFQGKRMEFTSSCPNVSERSFDNVRSLKVECGAWIGYEHTSFCGQQFVLERGEYPRWDAWSGSNAYHIERLMSFRPICSANHKESKITIFEKENFIGRQWELTDDYPSLQAMGWFNNEVGSMKIQCGAWVCYQYPGYRGYQYILECDHHGGDYKHWREWGSHAQTAQIQSIRRIQQ from the exons ATGGAGACCCAGACTGTGCAGCAGGAGCTGG AATCCCTTCCAACCACCAAGATGGCTCAAACTAACCCCATGCCGGGGTCTGTGGGGCCATGGAAG ATAACCATCTATGACCAGGAGAACTTCCAAGGCAAGAGGATGGAGTTCACCAGCTCCTGCCCAAATGTCTCTGAGCGCAGTTTTGATAATGTCCGGTCTCTCAAGGTGGAATGTGGCGC CTGGATTGGTTATGAGCATACCAGCTTCTGTGGGCAACAGTTTGTCCTGGAGAGAGGAGAGTACCCTCGCTGGGATGCCTGGAGTGGGAGTAATGCCTATCACATCGAGCGACTCATGTCCTTCCGCCCCATCTGTTCAGCT AATCATAAGGAGTCTAAGATTACCATCTTtgagaaagaaaactttattGGACGCCAGTGGGAACTCACTGATGACTACCCCTCCTTGCAAGCCATGGGTTGGTTCAACAACGAAGTTGGTTCCATGAAGATACAATGTGGAGC CTGGGTTTGCTACCAGTATCCTGGATACCGTGGCTATCAGTATATCTTGGAGTGTGACCATCATGGAGGAGACTATAAACACTGGAGAGAGTGGGGTTCTCATGCCCAGACTGCCCAGATTCAATCGATTCGCCGTATCCAACAATAG